A genomic region of bacterium contains the following coding sequences:
- a CDS encoding beta-galactosidase has product MRTIPASLALLMICMLAALAFAQQGFQRTPDFLPVSVWYSGGIARAPMLSAITPESRDQWRRDLTQIKSLGFNAVRTWVEWAHCEPRPGEYHFENLNLLCELAREQGLRVICQLYVDSAPDWVVKRFPEGRFEAQSGDKVTPQAAPGCCTDHPGVQEAVLNFYTATAKTAMQHPNFFGWDLWSEPHIINWAYINYVPNASFCYCPFTMSVFQQWLLKKYGSLDALNQAWYRNFSDWSEVSAPRFGTILSYTDFIDWKNFIYEKLAHDLRLRYEAIRKADPVHVITSHAAVPSIFYSPYVGAGATDDFLMAEQIDFYGTSLYPKHNHPSSHWELWKYQVAVDFSRSANKKNGGFYVGELQAGKGTYGLNIGNPITPEDHRIWMWSALAKGAKAINIYAYYPMSSGYESGGYGLINLDGSVTERAAAAGKTAGIVTRNMKLFLDSKPIPAQVAIVYNPLAQMVGGEQRTVTADLHQQSLLGWYRFFTERNIPVDFIHRRDLEKGEVSGYRLIIVPYPLMFTEAAAAGLKKFIAEGGYAVSEARLAWNDERGYAMPAIPGMGLDQIFGVRESSVRMDERPALSPVALTHPLLQGFTAADTLFGANFAESLTLLPQTVSKVLARLADGTPAVTAADYGKGGALYIGTFLGMANHLQPARGNERLMKNLLQWSGIERPFTSSHDGKAEAPVEVRLRRTSAGFLLFLINHSESVQQVGVDLTVAKSGVYTLRDLVHEQHRNATAHGKQLSLLQEIAARDVQVWQIE; this is encoded by the coding sequence ATGCGGACAATCCCCGCCTCCCTGGCGCTTCTCATGATTTGTATGCTTGCGGCGCTGGCGTTTGCCCAGCAGGGCTTTCAGCGCACACCCGATTTTCTCCCGGTCTCGGTCTGGTACAGCGGCGGCATCGCCCGCGCGCCGATGCTCTCAGCCATCACCCCGGAATCGCGTGATCAATGGCGCCGCGATCTGACACAGATCAAATCTCTTGGTTTCAACGCCGTCCGTACCTGGGTCGAATGGGCGCATTGCGAGCCCCGGCCTGGGGAGTACCATTTTGAAAATCTCAATCTGCTCTGCGAGCTCGCGCGCGAGCAAGGCTTGCGCGTCATCTGCCAGTTGTATGTCGACTCCGCGCCCGATTGGGTCGTAAAACGATTCCCTGAGGGCCGTTTTGAGGCGCAGAGCGGCGACAAGGTTACGCCCCAAGCGGCGCCAGGATGCTGCACCGACCATCCCGGCGTCCAGGAGGCGGTCCTCAATTTTTATACCGCGACCGCCAAAACCGCCATGCAGCATCCCAACTTTTTCGGCTGGGATCTCTGGAGCGAGCCCCACATCATCAACTGGGCCTATATCAATTACGTCCCCAATGCCAGCTTTTGCTATTGCCCCTTCACGATGAGCGTTTTCCAGCAATGGCTGCTGAAAAAATATGGCAGCCTCGATGCGCTTAATCAAGCTTGGTATCGCAATTTCAGCGACTGGAGCGAGGTGAGCGCCCCGCGCTTCGGCACCATCCTCAGCTATACCGATTTTATCGACTGGAAAAATTTTATATATGAAAAATTGGCGCACGACTTGCGCCTGCGCTATGAAGCCATCCGCAAAGCCGACCCGGTTCATGTGATCACCTCCCATGCCGCGGTTCCCTCGATCTTTTACTCGCCCTATGTCGGTGCCGGGGCGACCGACGACTTTCTGATGGCGGAACAGATCGATTTCTACGGTACCTCGCTCTATCCCAAACACAATCATCCTAGCAGCCATTGGGAGCTGTGGAAGTATCAGGTGGCGGTTGACTTCTCGCGCAGCGCCAATAAGAAGAATGGCGGATTTTATGTCGGTGAGCTTCAGGCGGGCAAAGGCACCTATGGTCTTAATATCGGCAATCCAATCACCCCTGAGGATCACCGTATCTGGATGTGGTCGGCGCTGGCCAAGGGGGCCAAGGCGATTAATATCTATGCCTATTATCCCATGTCTTCAGGATACGAGTCGGGCGGCTACGGGCTGATCAACCTGGACGGCAGCGTCACCGAACGGGCGGCGGCGGCCGGCAAGACGGCCGGAATCGTCACTAGGAATATGAAGCTGTTCCTCGATTCCAAGCCGATTCCGGCGCAGGTTGCCATCGTCTATAATCCACTGGCGCAAATGGTCGGCGGCGAACAGCGCACCGTCACCGCCGACTTACACCAGCAGTCGCTGCTTGGCTGGTACCGTTTCTTCACCGAGCGCAACATCCCGGTTGATTTCATTCATCGCCGCGACCTTGAAAAGGGCGAAGTATCCGGGTACCGCTTGATCATCGTCCCCTATCCCTTGATGTTCACAGAAGCCGCGGCGGCCGGACTGAAAAAATTCATCGCGGAGGGGGGCTATGCCGTCAGCGAGGCACGGCTGGCGTGGAACGATGAACGGGGCTATGCGATGCCTGCCATCCCGGGGATGGGATTGGACCAGATCTTCGGCGTGCGGGAAAGTTCGGTGAGAATGGATGAGCGGCCCGCACTCTCGCCGGTGGCCCTAACCCATCCGTTGCTGCAGGGATTCACGGCGGCGGATACCCTCTTCGGCGCCAATTTCGCCGAATCGCTAACCCTACTGCCGCAAACCGTGAGCAAGGTGCTGGCCCGATTGGCCGATGGCACACCCGCTGTAACCGCGGCGGACTATGGCAAAGGCGGCGCCCTCTACATCGGCACCTTCCTGGGGATGGCCAATCATCTCCAGCCGGCCCGCGGCAACGAACGTCTGATGAAAAACCTGCTGCAATGGAGCGGAATCGAGCGCCCCTTCACCAGTTCGCATGACGGCAAGGCGGAGGCACCGGTGGAGGTCCGGCTGCGCCGCACATCGGCAGGATTCCTGCTGTTTCTCATCAACCACAGCGAGTCCGTACAGCAGGTTGGCGTCGATTTGACGGTGGCGAAATCGGGGGTCTATACATTACGGGATTTGGTGCACGAACAACACCGGAACGCGACAGCGCATGGCAAACAGTTGAGCCTGCTGCAGGAGATCGCCGCACGCGATGTACAGGTCTGGCAGATCGAATAG
- a CDS encoding lipocalin family protein: protein MKPLFCMVLLAGLAGCAGNLPPGAVPVRDFDLDRYLGNWYEIARLDHSFERGLSRITANYTLNDNGTVRVVNRGYQDEKKKWKEVVGKAKFVGDRSVGRLKVSFFGPFYGGYNIIELDEGYSRVLVCSNSTKYLWILAREPRLPREVLTQLVEKARALNFPVDKLIYVDQSPVPEPPAR, encoded by the coding sequence ATGAAACCATTATTCTGTATGGTCCTGCTGGCGGGACTTGCTGGCTGTGCCGGCAATTTGCCTCCGGGCGCTGTTCCGGTCAGGGATTTTGACCTTGACCGCTATCTTGGCAACTGGTACGAAATCGCGCGTCTGGATCACTCCTTCGAGAGGGGGCTCAGCCGCATCACGGCGAACTATACCCTCAATGACAACGGCACCGTGCGGGTGGTCAACCGGGGCTACCAGGATGAGAAGAAAAAGTGGAAGGAGGTGGTGGGCAAGGCCAAATTCGTCGGCGACCGCAGCGTCGGACGGCTGAAGGTCTCCTTTTTCGGGCCCTTTTACGGCGGTTACAACATTATCGAACTTGATGAAGGCTATTCGCGGGTGCTGGTTTGCAGCAACAGCACAAAATACCTTTGGATTCTGGCCCGTGAGCCCCGGCTTCCCCGGGAGGTGCTGACTCAGCTGGTGGAAAAGGCGCGGGCGTTGAACTTTCCGGTCGATAAGCTCATCTACGTCGACCAGAGCCCGGTTCCGGAACCGCCCGCGCGATAG
- a CDS encoding 4Fe-4S dicluster domain-containing protein, with product MENRTIQHTQLLALLRRIQELERRLIAPQRKGNQVHFQPATAVEEISFDYIQTALSAKSVLFPPVEELIRYHQDENGIQIDERNVDLIPETVAFGLRPCDAAAVTYLTRQFTGDRPDLLFSKRLEKTTFVTVSCTRADADCFCTSVGVTPGDTRGSDLLLTPLGGETYLAEVLTAKGEALVALVPELFAPAAAVNKEDYLAQVPREFDLEVLRGKLGKAFDSPFWEETSLRCIGCGACTYVCPVCSCFDIQDEGSHKKGTRLRCWDSCGSALFTLHASGHNPRHLQSERWRQRMMHKFSYMPEQLQVPGCVGCGRCLRACPADMNLIEQAQACIAAV from the coding sequence ATGGAAAACAGAACTATCCAACACACCCAGCTGCTTGCCCTGCTGCGCAGGATTCAGGAGCTTGAGCGCAGGCTCATCGCCCCGCAGCGCAAGGGGAACCAGGTCCACTTCCAGCCCGCCACTGCGGTCGAGGAGATTTCCTTTGACTATATCCAGACCGCACTCTCGGCCAAGTCGGTGCTTTTCCCGCCGGTCGAGGAACTGATACGCTATCATCAGGACGAAAACGGGATACAGATCGACGAGCGCAACGTGGATCTCATCCCGGAAACGGTGGCCTTCGGCCTGCGTCCCTGCGACGCTGCTGCCGTCACCTATCTGACGCGGCAATTTACCGGGGACAGGCCCGATCTGTTGTTCAGCAAACGGCTGGAAAAGACCACCTTTGTGACGGTGAGCTGCACCCGTGCCGATGCGGATTGTTTCTGCACCTCTGTCGGCGTGACGCCCGGCGATACCCGCGGCAGTGATTTGCTGTTGACCCCGCTGGGGGGGGAGACCTATCTGGCCGAGGTGCTGACCGCCAAAGGCGAGGCCCTGGTGGCTTTGGTACCGGAGCTATTCGCCCCCGCCGCCGCGGTGAACAAGGAGGACTATCTGGCCCAGGTTCCGCGTGAATTCGATCTGGAAGTCCTGCGCGGCAAGCTCGGCAAGGCCTTCGATAGCCCCTTCTGGGAGGAGACCTCGCTGCGCTGCATCGGCTGCGGCGCCTGCACCTATGTTTGCCCGGTCTGCTCCTGTTTTGACATCCAGGACGAAGGCTCGCACAAGAAGGGGACGCGGCTGCGCTGCTGGGACTCGTGTGGTTCGGCCCTCTTCACTCTGCACGCCTCGGGGCACAACCCGCGGCATTTGCAGAGCGAGCGCTGGCGCCAGCGCATGATGCACAAATTTAGCTACATGCCCGAGCAACTGCAGGTGCCGGGTTGCGTCGGCTGTGGCCGCTGTTTGCGTGCCTGCCCCGCGGATATGAATCTGATCGAACAGGCCCAGGCCTGCATCGCTGCCGTATAA
- a CDS encoding FAD/NAD(P)-binding protein, which yields MAEQNDYKPFLMKIDKIIDEAPKVRTFRLLFQNEEEGKAFRFKAGQFGEYSIFGEGESTFCIASSPTRSGYIECTFRKAGRVTTALSRLEEGDIIGFRGPYGNIFPIEEWSGKSLLFIAGGIALPPMRCVIWNALDWRERFKDITILYGARSVADLVYKHELEEWAARPDVKLVTTVDPGGETPEWKGEIGFVPTVLEKIAPAAANTIAIVCGPPIMIKYTFPVLLKLGFQPDDIYTTLENRMKCGIGKCGRCNVGKLYVCKDGPVFTYSQLQNMPAEY from the coding sequence ATGGCTGAACAGAACGATTACAAACCTTTCCTGATGAAGATCGACAAGATCATCGACGAGGCCCCCAAGGTACGGACTTTCCGCCTGCTCTTCCAGAATGAGGAGGAGGGGAAGGCCTTCCGGTTCAAGGCGGGTCAATTTGGTGAATACTCCATTTTCGGCGAGGGCGAATCCACCTTTTGTATCGCCTCCTCGCCGACCCGCAGCGGCTATATCGAATGCACCTTTCGCAAGGCTGGGCGGGTGACCACCGCACTCTCCAGACTCGAGGAGGGTGACATCATCGGCTTCCGCGGCCCCTACGGCAATATTTTCCCCATCGAAGAGTGGAGCGGCAAGAGCCTGCTCTTCATCGCCGGCGGCATCGCCCTGCCGCCGATGCGCTGCGTCATCTGGAACGCCCTGGATTGGCGCGAGCGCTTCAAGGATATCACCATCCTTTACGGCGCGCGCTCGGTTGCGGATCTGGTGTATAAACACGAACTGGAGGAGTGGGCCGCCCGCCCGGATGTCAAGCTGGTGACGACCGTCGATCCCGGCGGCGAAACCCCGGAGTGGAAGGGGGAGATCGGCTTTGTGCCCACGGTACTGGAAAAGATCGCCCCGGCGGCGGCGAACACCATCGCCATCGTCTGCGGCCCGCCCATCATGATCAAGTACACCTTTCCGGTCCTGCTCAAGCTCGGCTTCCAGCCGGACGATATCTATACCACCCTGGAAAACCGCATGAAATGCGGCATCGGCAAGTGCGGCCGCTGCAACGTCGGCAAGCTCTATGTCTGCAAGGATGGCCCGGTCTTCACCTACAGCCAGTTGCAGAATATGCCGGCGGAATACTAA
- a CDS encoding SpoIIE family protein phosphatase, which produces MDHHLRKFFELSLDLFCIADARRAVFIEVNPAFSRTLGWSREELLSRPFLEFVHPEDQTRTVEEIGKLLRGVPALSFENRYRSIHGNYRHLIWNVFPESGSDLLYAAARDVTEQRLSDIKLQETAASLQHKILQLHELIDTGIDIIRIDQPESLIDLALRRATALTDASRGLVHIRKRDGTLEQVAFPEGSLEEIEINSDVIQSGFECLGDQYTFMVIGKENHHPQARFETVDRMLLHLISQQVRAAIENKYYIREMLDKQRMTRELELASAIQRTILPSILPVIPGYQNSGLNIPSREVGGDYFEIIPLTSGRFALVIADVAGKGIYSALLVNSLHAALHAYLESAIPLEAMAVRLNQLMYDVTTAMLFTTCFVALLDPMEGRVEYMNAGHLPPKVIRRAGEIEMPQEGGPPLGCLREGVRYTSGIFTLQPGDGLLLYTDGITEAADPEGVFYQNSGRFESLLRRFGREEAGSGLQTIVDDVRAFTSAVHFEDDITLLYLRRCD; this is translated from the coding sequence ATGGACCACCATTTACGAAAATTCTTCGAACTTTCTCTTGACCTGTTTTGCATCGCCGATGCCAGGAGGGCGGTGTTTATTGAGGTCAATCCGGCTTTCAGCCGCACCCTGGGTTGGTCGCGCGAGGAGTTGCTCTCGCGTCCTTTTCTGGAGTTTGTCCATCCGGAAGACCAGACCAGAACCGTTGAGGAGATCGGCAAATTGCTACGGGGCGTTCCTGCTCTCTCCTTCGAAAACCGCTATCGCAGCATCCATGGGAATTACCGGCACCTGATCTGGAATGTATTCCCTGAATCCGGCAGCGATCTCCTCTATGCGGCGGCCCGCGATGTCACCGAGCAGCGGCTCAGCGATATCAAACTGCAGGAGACAGCGGCCAGTCTGCAGCACAAGATCCTGCAGCTCCATGAGCTCATCGATACCGGTATTGATATCATCCGCATCGATCAGCCGGAATCCCTGATCGATCTGGCCCTGCGCCGCGCCACTGCGCTGACTGACGCCTCCCGCGGCTTGGTTCACATCCGCAAGCGGGACGGCACGCTCGAGCAGGTTGCCTTCCCGGAGGGCAGCTTGGAGGAGATTGAAATCAACAGTGATGTCATCCAGTCCGGCTTTGAGTGCCTCGGCGATCAATACACCTTTATGGTCATCGGCAAGGAAAATCATCATCCTCAGGCACGATTCGAGACGGTGGACAGAATGCTGCTCCATCTTATTAGCCAGCAGGTCCGCGCGGCGATCGAGAACAAATACTATATTCGTGAGATGCTGGACAAGCAGCGCATGACCCGCGAGCTGGAGCTGGCTTCCGCGATTCAAAGAACGATTCTCCCTTCCATTCTGCCGGTTATCCCCGGTTATCAGAACAGCGGGCTCAACATCCCGTCCAGGGAAGTCGGCGGCGATTATTTTGAAATCATCCCCCTGACCAGCGGCCGCTTTGCCCTGGTTATCGCCGATGTCGCAGGCAAGGGCATCTATTCGGCCCTGCTGGTCAACAGCCTGCACGCCGCTCTCCATGCCTATCTGGAGAGCGCCATCCCGCTGGAGGCCATGGCGGTACGGCTGAACCAGCTGATGTATGATGTTACTACCGCAATGCTCTTTACCACCTGCTTTGTCGCTTTGCTGGATCCGATGGAGGGGAGGGTGGAGTATATGAATGCCGGGCATTTGCCGCCTAAAGTGATCCGGAGGGCGGGGGAAATCGAGATGCCGCAGGAGGGAGGGCCGCCGCTGGGCTGCCTGCGGGAAGGGGTCCGATATACAAGCGGCATCTTTACGTTGCAGCCGGGCGATGGGCTCTTGCTCTATACCGACGGAATCACGGAGGCAGCCGATCCCGAGGGTGTGTTCTATCAGAATTCGGGGCGGTTCGAGTCCCTGCTGCGACGCTTTGGCAGGGAAGAGGCGGGGAGCGGTCTGCAAACGATCGTCGATGACGTTCGGGCGTTCACCAGCGCCGTCCATTTCGAGGATGACATTACCCTGCTGTACCTCCGCAGGTGCGATTAG
- a CDS encoding STAS domain-containing protein produces the protein MSSFSVKTQLCSQTLILFAGGYLNRAGGEALLKAACDPAYDAIRRIVLDVGEVQAANSLGITSLLELMETLKSREGGLVLVRARPALLKTFSIMGLYRHAFKADSVREALDLLA, from the coding sequence ATGTCCTCTTTCTCCGTGAAAACGCAGCTTTGCAGCCAAACACTCATCCTCTTTGCAGGGGGATACCTCAATCGTGCCGGCGGAGAAGCCCTCCTTAAGGCCGCCTGTGATCCCGCCTATGACGCGATCCGCAGGATCGTTCTGGATGTCGGGGAGGTGCAGGCGGCCAACAGCCTCGGCATCACCTCGCTCCTGGAACTCATGGAAACGCTCAAGAGCCGGGAGGGGGGGCTGGTGCTGGTGCGCGCACGGCCTGCCTTGCTGAAAACCTTCAGCATCATGGGGCTCTATCGTCATGCCTTTAAGGCGGACAGTGTCCGCGAAGCGTTGGATCTCCTGGCCTGA
- a CDS encoding Na+:solute symporter, with protein sequence MTLSPLDIGIVIGYLILTVLIGFIVSKRASKGLNSYFLADKGLPYWILGVSDASGMFDITGTMWLVYVVFVYGLKSVFLPWLWPVFNQVFLMVFMSKWMRRSNVMTGAEWIGTRFGGGRGGVLAHISVVVFALVSVIGFLAYGFAGIGKFLAQFLPWGLPPNYYATILMLVTALYVVAGGMYSVVITELLQFSVLTISSITVAIVAMSKTTNAAITAAIPAGWKNPFFGWNLNLDWSGLIQSVNTKIAADGYSLFTIFFMMMLFKGILVSLAGPAPNYDMQRILATRSPKDASKMNFFVCCCLYFPRYLLISGIVALGLVFFSPQIVGMGANIDFERILPYVLSNFLPTGILGLVLAGLFAAFMSNFAATVNAAPAYVVNDIYKRYINPNASHRKLITLSYIVSFAFVATGIFFGFHAANINEVTQWIVSALWGGYTAANILKWYWWRFNGYGYFWGMITGITSALILSKFPSLFLWLYPPIVDNLHALYSFPVILVLSSVGSILGALLSKPEEEEILIKFYKQVRPWGFWKPIHARVVAMDPSFVSDANFKRDMFNVLIGIVWQTSLVILPIFIVIREKASMLETLGVLIVSSLILHRTWWKNITD encoded by the coding sequence ATGACGCTCTCTCCTCTCGACATTGGCATTGTTATCGGCTACCTCATTTTGACCGTGCTTATCGGCTTCATCGTCTCAAAAAGAGCTTCCAAGGGTCTCAATTCCTATTTTCTTGCGGACAAGGGATTGCCGTACTGGATTCTGGGCGTCTCGGACGCTTCAGGCATGTTTGACATCACCGGGACGATGTGGCTGGTCTATGTCGTCTTCGTCTATGGCCTGAAATCGGTTTTCCTCCCCTGGCTTTGGCCGGTCTTCAATCAGGTCTTTTTGATGGTCTTCATGTCCAAGTGGATGCGCCGGTCGAATGTCATGACGGGCGCGGAGTGGATCGGCACGCGCTTCGGCGGCGGGCGCGGCGGGGTATTGGCGCACATCAGCGTGGTGGTCTTCGCTCTGGTCAGCGTCATCGGCTTTCTCGCCTATGGCTTCGCCGGCATCGGTAAATTCCTGGCCCAGTTTCTGCCCTGGGGTTTGCCGCCCAACTATTATGCCACCATCCTCATGCTCGTCACGGCCCTCTACGTCGTTGCCGGCGGCATGTATAGCGTGGTCATCACCGAGCTGCTCCAATTCTCGGTGCTGACCATCTCTTCGATCACGGTCGCAATTGTGGCCATGTCCAAGACCACCAACGCCGCCATCACCGCCGCCATCCCGGCCGGCTGGAAAAATCCCTTCTTCGGCTGGAATCTCAACCTGGACTGGTCCGGTTTGATCCAGTCGGTCAATACCAAGATTGCGGCGGACGGGTACTCCCTTTTCACTATTTTCTTCATGATGATGCTCTTCAAGGGCATTCTCGTCAGTCTGGCCGGCCCGGCGCCCAATTATGACATGCAGCGCATCCTCGCTACCCGCAGTCCCAAAGATGCCTCCAAGATGAACTTTTTCGTCTGCTGCTGCCTCTATTTCCCGCGCTATCTCCTGATCAGCGGCATTGTCGCACTCGGCCTGGTCTTTTTCAGCCCACAGATCGTCGGTATGGGCGCCAATATCGACTTTGAACGCATCCTGCCCTATGTGCTCAGCAACTTCCTTCCGACGGGGATCCTCGGGCTGGTGCTGGCGGGTCTCTTCGCCGCCTTCATGTCCAATTTCGCAGCCACGGTCAACGCCGCCCCGGCCTATGTCGTCAACGACATCTACAAGCGCTACATCAATCCCAATGCCAGCCATCGCAAACTTATTACGCTCAGCTACATCGTCTCGTTCGCCTTTGTCGCCACTGGCATCTTTTTCGGCTTTCATGCCGCCAATATCAACGAGGTGACCCAGTGGATCGTCTCCGCCCTCTGGGGCGGCTATACGGCCGCCAACATCCTTAAATGGTATTGGTGGCGTTTCAACGGCTACGGTTACTTCTGGGGCATGATCACCGGCATCACCAGCGCGCTGATCCTCTCCAAATTCCCGAGCTTGTTCCTCTGGCTCTATCCGCCCATCGTCGACAATCTGCACGCGCTCTACTCCTTCCCGGTCATTCTGGTACTTTCCAGCGTCGGCAGTATTCTCGGCGCCCTGCTCAGCAAGCCGGAGGAAGAAGAGATTCTAATCAAATTCTACAAGCAGGTCCGCCCCTGGGGCTTCTGGAAACCGATCCATGCCAGAGTCGTCGCCATGGATCCCTCGTTTGTATCCGATGCCAATTTCAAGCGCGATATGTTCAATGTCCTTATCGGCATCGTCTGGCAGACCAGCCTGGTGATCCTGCCGATCTTCATCGTCATCCGCGAGAAGGCGAGCATGCTCGAAACCCTGGGCGTGCTGATCGTCAGCTCTTTGATCCTGCACCGCACCTGGTGGAAAAACATCACGGATTAA
- a CDS encoding DMT family transporter has product MPYQGEIAALTAVVLWSSTAILFESIGKRIGPFYTNLMRLTLACLFLGVTLYLQEGYFFPVAASRNQKFWLGLSGVVGLALGDAAFFTCLVILGSRLATLLLSLSPVFTTVFAWFFLGEHLSPLGLAGIAITFMGIFWVVNEENEEHHPRVKFKGVVLGILAAIGQAAGVILAKYGFRTEIGALAATMLRMVPAAGVMGIAAIILYNKEAARILITDKRAPLYILIASLLGPYLGVWLANVAVKYAEAGIAATLLATVPVLLIPLVWIVHGQRPTLRAVAGTFIAMMGVALIFLR; this is encoded by the coding sequence TTGCCATACCAGGGCGAAATCGCCGCGCTGACCGCGGTGGTGCTGTGGAGCAGCACCGCCATCCTCTTCGAAAGTATCGGCAAGCGCATCGGTCCCTTTTACACCAACCTGATGCGCCTGACATTGGCCTGTCTCTTTCTCGGCGTCACCCTGTACCTTCAGGAGGGCTATTTCTTTCCGGTGGCTGCAAGCCGGAATCAAAAGTTCTGGCTTGGACTGAGCGGGGTGGTTGGATTGGCGCTCGGCGATGCCGCATTCTTCACTTGTCTGGTGATCCTCGGTTCGCGGCTGGCAACACTGCTCCTCTCGCTATCGCCGGTTTTCACTACAGTCTTCGCCTGGTTTTTCCTCGGCGAGCATCTCAGCCCCCTCGGCCTGGCCGGCATCGCCATCACCTTCATGGGCATCTTTTGGGTGGTCAATGAGGAGAATGAGGAACATCATCCACGAGTGAAATTCAAGGGGGTGGTTCTCGGGATCCTGGCGGCCATCGGCCAGGCCGCCGGAGTGATTTTGGCCAAGTACGGCTTCCGCACAGAGATCGGCGCGCTGGCGGCCACCATGTTACGCATGGTCCCCGCTGCTGGGGTAATGGGGATCGCGGCCATCATCCTCTACAACAAAGAGGCGGCCAGGATCTTGATCACCGACAAGAGGGCCCCGCTCTATATCCTCATCGCCTCCCTGCTTGGCCCCTATCTCGGAGTCTGGCTGGCAAACGTCGCCGTTAAGTACGCCGAGGCCGGTATCGCCGCGACATTGCTGGCGACTGTTCCGGTACTGCTCATCCCCCTTGTCTGGATCGTTCACGGACAGCGCCCCACCCTGCGTGCCGTCGCCGGCACCTTCATTGCCATGATGGGGGTGGCCCTGATCTTCCTGCGCTAA
- a CDS encoding NYN domain-containing protein — translation MQIIVDGYNFLLRGRKKGLLGASELERAREEVIRKHAVYAAARTVRVMLVFDGQNDAGPPARIQSGKIRVIYSRPPENADALIKRLVQAEKQPRNTLVVTSDQPLARFVQSCGAQLLSSEQWRHKLEQGRDADLQEKHGGSNDLDLDEWLQLFGEN, via the coding sequence ATGCAGATCATTGTGGACGGCTACAATTTCTTGCTGCGCGGCCGGAAGAAAGGATTGCTGGGTGCGAGCGAACTGGAGCGCGCGCGCGAGGAGGTGATCCGCAAACATGCGGTGTATGCCGCTGCGCGCACGGTGCGCGTCATGCTGGTCTTTGATGGCCAGAACGACGCGGGGCCACCGGCGCGAATTCAGAGCGGAAAGATCAGGGTTATCTACTCCCGGCCGCCCGAGAATGCGGATGCGCTGATCAAACGCCTGGTCCAGGCGGAAAAGCAGCCGCGGAATACGCTGGTCGTCACCTCCGACCAGCCGCTGGCACGGTTCGTCCAGTCCTGCGGCGCCCAGCTGCTCTCCAGCGAGCAATGGCGGCATAAACTCGAACAAGGTCGTGATGCCGATCTGCAGGAAAAGCATGGCGGCAGCAATGATCTGGATCTCGACGAATGGTTGCAGCTATTCGGCGAAAACTAG
- a CDS encoding 4Fe-4S dicluster domain-containing protein: MDVLRTRARELLESGTVQIVIGFGQGSNGRSRALFVQTSQAAENLIWDDTCQQNLATYLFKPEVRQKGKVAIVAPLPVLRSVLQLASENQVQDGDLVVLGVNNGELTEMTTLQEMEAAVSTRDLTLKGADLTRLQELDAMSLKERWQFWQEELARCFKCYACRAACPMCYCSRCTVECNQPQWIPVPAHQLGNWEWHMMRAMHLAGRCVSCGACGRACPLDIPIHLLTIKMEESIFQEFGIRAGVRAKAENALSSFRAEDKEQFII, encoded by the coding sequence ATGGATGTCTTGAGAACCAGGGCGCGCGAGCTGCTCGAAAGCGGGACGGTGCAGATAGTCATTGGCTTCGGCCAGGGCTCCAACGGGCGCAGCCGGGCCCTCTTCGTGCAGACGTCGCAAGCGGCCGAAAACCTGATATGGGATGATACCTGCCAGCAGAACCTGGCAACCTATCTCTTCAAACCGGAAGTCCGCCAGAAGGGCAAGGTGGCCATCGTCGCCCCGCTGCCGGTGCTCCGCTCCGTGCTGCAATTGGCCTCGGAAAACCAGGTGCAGGATGGGGATCTCGTCGTACTGGGTGTCAACAACGGTGAACTCACCGAAATGACTACGCTTCAGGAGATGGAGGCCGCAGTCAGCACCCGCGACCTGACGCTCAAGGGGGCCGATCTCACCCGGCTGCAGGAGCTCGACGCGATGAGCCTCAAGGAACGCTGGCAATTTTGGCAGGAAGAACTAGCGCGCTGTTTTAAATGCTACGCCTGCCGCGCTGCCTGCCCGATGTGCTACTGCAGCCGCTGTACCGTCGAGTGCAACCAGCCGCAGTGGATTCCGGTGCCCGCCCACCAGCTTGGCAACTGGGAATGGCATATGATGCGCGCCATGCACCTGGCAGGACGCTGTGTCTCCTGCGGGGCATGCGGCCGCGCCTGTCCCCTCGACATTCCCATCCATCTGCTGACGATCAAGATGGAGGAGTCGATTTTTCAGGAGTTCGGGATCCGCGCCGGCGTCAGGGCCAAGGCCGAAAATGCCCTCTCCTCCTTCCGCGCCGAAGACAAAGAGCAGTTCATCATCTAA